The nucleotide window ttttttttcttcatttgggAATGAGAAGAAAGCAGGAATCAAGAAAATGAGGGTGGAAAGTGGAATATGGAACCCACAGAAAATTCACTCCAATTTGAaaggaaagtgaaggaaaatgttAAACATTGACCATTTGCCCTACAAATTATTTTCTCAAGAAAAAATGTGAGGGAGAACAATATAATTTCACCTATTATAACAACTTTCTTTTCCTTCCCTTTAGAATTTTATCCAAAAAGTTAAAgagaaaaatgttttttttttttttttttcctttcctcttAACACCTCTCCTCCTGGTTTTCTTTCCCCTTACTTCTTTCCCCCTTCATATTTCTCTCGAACAGTGTTAAGAGATTTTCAGAGTGCAAACTAAGAAAAAGCATATGCATCTACTAGCACATACTGACATAAACAGAACCTTCACCTTGGAATCATCAGGGGATGAAATTATTATGCCAGACATCCTCATTGGAATTGGATTAAGCTGAAAGCCAATCACAAAAGGATCCATGTAGAACACAACACCAGTAGCACTGAGGTTTTTGGCTGTTTCTAAAGCTTGTTTGATGGTGGAGAGCCCAAGCACAAATCGAATTGAATAACTACATATCAGGAGTTTCCCTTGGACCAGATCCTGGTTGAAGTTGCTGGAATCTTGGCATTCACCCACATACATATCATCAGTAACTGTTGTGTCATTGTTCAAAGCATGAAGAGCAGATATCAACGTGTACATAGTATCATTATCCGTTCCCGCTGAAGAAAACAAATGTTAGTCTGTGTCTCCCTTTGGCATTAAGTATGAAACTATCAAGACCAGACTGATAATAGAATGATTAATAacaaagaatgatgagaaaatgtTGGAATGATGAGAAAATGTTGGGTTCAAAGTAATCTGTACACGAGTGTGATACTAAGTCCATGCTCTACATTCAAATGGACAAACCAAGACACGGACCATAAAAAATGCTGCAAGTGTGGCTGGCAGAATTAAACAGCTAATTCACATTCAATAACTACAAAACTCTTttagattttaaaaaaataattaaaaataaataaataaacaaacaaaCAACAACTTCTCAAGTAGAAACTCTACCaataattttttctaagtatatttatttgtttaaatataatttttctttgcCTATTCATAAAATATAAAGCattggttgggattgttgtggTGCAACTTCACTTACCGTGCAAGATTGGTTGATAAGGTTTCCATCAAATCACTAAAGTACATCACACATCTAAACATTCAAAATGccattttccttttctcattaatAAAACCAAAATTGTAAAAACCTTTTTCTAATGTACAATCACTTTTGCAAGCAATCATGGATCATGCTTGTTGCTGCCTCACTGTTCACAAACAAGATCCCAAATTTAATTGGGTGAAAACTACAAAGGGATGGCTCTCAATTTATTTGGAATATTTATATGGTTAAGATCACTTTACAACCTCCTCCTTTTTTGTGCATTTTCTAGCCACATTTTTGTACATACAGAATCAAATTCAAAAGACTCAAATTCATCACATCATCAGTACAAGAAACTGATAAGAAATGAAGCAGCAACTTCAGATAATAAACTTACGTGCAAGTCCAACTCCAGTAATAGTTACATTGTTGCCAAGCGTTATAGAGTTAATATAGACTCTGTCATGACAAGCAGCACCAACAGTGAAGATCCATGGACTGAAGGAAGACATGCTCTTTGGCGATGGTCCGGTATTGCCTGCTGCTTGCACAACAAAAATGCCAGCCTTCACAGCTGAGAGCAAAGCCATGTCTATGGGATTAAAAAATGTGGCGAGACCAGGAGGGCGCCTGTTGGGAGTGATTGATAAACTTATAATGTCAACCCCATCCTGAGCTGCCTGCAAATGCACAAACATCAGTGTATATGCCCAAGGGTCCAAGTATGATCCCTAGAAATTGGCTAATTTTGTTTCTAAATATAAATAGTTTTAGCTGTGGTGCATACTAAATAAATACAAGCAcatagaaaaagaagttgaatAAATAAATGCTAAATTTCAATTATAGTCGGGAAATAATTTAAGGAACTAATTCTGTTAGTCATCATTTATAAAAGTTAATGTGTTTCCATGTAGTATGACCCTCGCGATGCAACTTGTGCCAatctaatacaaattattctaatggTTAAGAATTTCGTACTGGTTTCCTGCCTGTTTGGCATTGAGTTTGGAAGGCTGAAActgcttttctgaataaaagcacCATTTTAGATACTATTGAAAAAAGCATTTTGAAAAAATTAGtttgttattttagtatttttatgacaaaaaataatcaaatttaatttttaattattttttaatactctctaactagtatatttaaaaaagtgattttctcaatAGCAGTCTCAACAACAATGCCAAACAGGCCTTTTATTGTGGTCACAAACATCAATTTGGTTTGTAAAGTTTAATTTTGTCACAATTACAGCAATATCATGTGATTCCAGCAAGAAACTGACTGGGAATCTAACATGCCCTACAAATCAGGATGTTGTAACATTAAAAATGAAGAATAGAACAAAAATCAAATTGAGGAAACCTTAATTTCTTTCTTGCTTTTGGAGTACCTTGAATGTTACTAAATTAAAGTTCAGTGACCAAATTTTGACAAATTGAAGTTTCGTGACCACAATAAAAATCATTGCAAAGTTTAAATGATCATTAGAATAATATACCCTCCAAATTGGAATGAGACAAGTGCAAGTTGCATCTCTTCAGTGCAAAGAGAATAGGCAATGGATGATTTTTAACTTTTAATGCTTAAACTTGTCTAGGAAAACACACAATATATGGTAGCAAGGTCCCAAAGAAAAAGACACCTTGATAAACAGTCATGTAGAAATTCATCAAATGCTACAGTGTTGTAGAAATGTCTTTACATCTGTATATGATCAATTTAACAGAAAGTGAATTGCAGAAACAAACCAATTATAATTACCTGGTCTATTGCAGCAACAACATCTGCAGCAAAGCCTCCAAAACTCTTATACAATGCCTTGTACACAGCAATACTGTGAAAGACAGGCTTGCAGTTAATACAAAAGTACCATTACTGCAGACAGACACATTATGAagttgaaatttaaaaacaagcaATTTCGCaagaaataatataaaatatgagttTCCAGCTCTCTTTCTTGGTTGTGAGGATACCTAATAGCTCTTTCACAGAGTTTACCAAGTTAGCAATTTTCATAGTATACAAGTACTATTAAACTATGTATTTCTCATGAATTTAATTCATGCCATAGGCCTTAACCAATGCTGTCAGCTTAGTCAATGCATCAAAACAGTAATAGCAAATCAAACTTTGATATTAAGCAAGCATCAAGAAGTAATCATGATTTGTGCACTGTGATCTACTCATCCCCTctattttaaatttaaagttaGATCACATTTTAACTCTGGAATCCTTTGAAGGTGCCTATGAAAGTTACCAATCAATAACTTCATGACTTGGCCTGCTCAGCTAAAAACTTAGAAAGAAGTTCACATGAAACGGACAATAAGCCTAAAAGTTTCAAACAGAGCTCTATTCACATAAATCCTCATATTGCTAGTCACCATTCGCCAATAGGGTGGGACCTTAACTTTGCCAGCCAACACCAAATGGCTGGAAATGGCTCGATTATTTCAATATTCCTCTTTCCATGAGCACAAGCCGTAAGCCATAGGAATCATCAAAGTTATAGGAACCTCTGTCCATTTTAAACTTGCCTTCTTTCATTATTTTCATAGGACATTTCAGCCTAACACCACATAATTTAAGATTAAGCTAAGGAATAAAGGTTCTGCTTCACATTCCACCAAAAGTTCCTGCCATAACAAGCATTTCACTGTGATAATAGTGCTTGCAACCCAACACATGGTAAAGTGAGTGAATGCTGGTATTAGCTGAGCAATATTTATGCATTACTGCCACCGTGCCACCAGAAAGTTTTTGTCACATAGCAGATTTACATATTGCTAGAAAAAAATAACAATAGCAACAAAGAATTACTGTGAACGAGGGGCCATCCCACTTGCATTTCCAAAGTGATGCCCTGCAACAATCACCGGAATCCCATGGTTTCCCGCAGCAACAGAGGCTGTATGCCTGTAAATTATGGTAAGATTCATTAGCTGCCTTTTTAAGAATTTATTGAAAAATTGATATTGCCATACATATTGTGAAACAACGTGAGCTGGATTTAGAGGAGACAAACAGATTGGGTTATTTCGGGTTGCATTTTGATTTGGGTTACCAAATGGGTTGTTATACAAAAAAATATTTTGGGTCAATTTGCGGGTTACAGGTCATTTTGGGTCAAAGTATTATTTCAATTTTCGGTTCAAAATTTCGAGTTAATTATCAACCTAAACTAAACAGGTTGGCTTCAGGTCTGGTCATTGGGTTGACCCTCAGTTTTTTCGGTCATTTGGATTTTATGTAGGTTGAAACAGGTTATTGGTCGCTTTGCTGCCAGGGGTTGCCAGGGGTTGGGTCAAGTCATATTTTGCCAACTCTAGCTGGATTCCAATGATTATTATTAATTCATTATATCATCATTATCACCACAAAAGATCGTCTACAGCATTCAATAATCAGTTATAACAACCTCCTGTGATCACAAACTGAAATAATTTTACATATGGGAATAATGCAATCAAAGACAATGAAAAAAAAagataccctttttttttttcactggAAAAAACTGAATATGATGAAAAAACATTAGTTTGAGAGACAATTACAACTATATTACAAAGAAAAGCTTGCAATGAAAACACTCTTTTCCGCATCATATAGCTCACTAGATTAATAGAAATTTAGAATATTGAGGAGAAAAAATTTCATGGGAATTGGGAAATGAGAGAATCAAGATGGATGACGATACTCATTACAAGGAGTTGGCCAAGGGAAAGGGTAAAAAAAAAGAAACCAATTACTGCTACAAACTAGACATAAAAATTGGATCTACCCCccgaaaatcatcaaaatttggCTCAATCAAGGCATtcatgctttatatatatatatatatatatatatatatatatatatattccttatCTCACTAGTCTCCTAGCTAGGGAACTTGTCTGCTAGGGAATCAGAAAACTTACAGCAGTCTTAAAAAGATTTTGAGTTGAGTAGACTGACTTCCAAAGTTATAATCATGCTTTCtcaagagagagatagagagagataatgctattaagtttgtaataaagatAATTGGAAACGTGCACAACTATGACAACTGGAACAAGTAGAATCAATAAACTAATGAAAAACCACACTTACGTGCCATGGCCATCACCATCAAAGGGTGAAGCATAATCCTGAGTAGAATTGAAAATTCCCCTGGTGATAGCAGAAGCTGCAAAATGGCGGGCTGCAATAAGCTTCCTATTGCACGAACCAGAAGGGAAGTCTCGAGTAACCTCACAAATACCGGAAAAATGACTAGGGACTGGATATGAGTTCTTAGAAAGATCATCAGAAAAACTAGGGTGAGTTGGATCAATGCCAGTATCAATGAAACCAATCACAATTCCTTCACCAGCAGTTTCATATCCGCCTTCCTTGAGCCATGCCCCTTTTGGCAGACCCAAGAACTGTGGAGTATGGGTGGTTGCTGTTCTAACAGAGAAATCCAGAACCACATTTGCCACTTCTCTCCTCCTCGAAAGCTTGTCCGCCTTAGAAATTGGCCGGGACAAGAAAACgtcaggtaattttcttttcacaaGGACAAAAAATTTCCATCATATGGTCAAAAGTTGGAAGGGAATTTATGATTCAAAAAAGCAACTAAAAAAGCAGCACACAACTATTACTTTTGCATTTACAGGTTCTGTTACCAATAAATTACATTagagaaggaaaaagaaaaaaaaaattgcaatgaTAGCACTGCTATGGGTTACCAGCATAATCATGGTCATAGCATGATAGTGAATGATGATGCTGCATATACCTGTTGTGAGGTAACAAGAACAGCAAATCCATTGATCAAGTAGTGATAACTGTACAGCTTCAGATATTTCTCTCCCCTCAATACCCTCCTCAATAATGAATCATGAACTCGAGTTATATAAGAATCAGAACTCTGATGAGAAATCCATTTGTTCCTAAAATAGGGGGCAAAAAAGTAATTAAAAGCCTAATTAGTCAAGCTTCTTTCAGCTTGGCCATCTTCCTGAAAAGGCCAAATATTAACATCACTGGCAGTGTCAAGCATAATTAAAACTATACCCAGTTGGTGAATTTTTTTTAAGCATAATCATAAGTACTTTCAGTGAATTATCGATAAATAATACACAAACAAAAATCTAAACATAGTGAAGCCCTCATCAATTCAAGCTTTATATTCTCATTTAAATCCCATCAATTGAgacaatggtcaattagtaatggAAGAGAAAAGTTCAAAAGAAAATATAACCCAAAAAAGTTTTAGATTATTTGCTtacgaaaaataaataaatatgaaagAGGAAATTCCAAATTTCCCGGCAGACAATTTCCATAGGAAACCCCACATAAGGGAGCAAAAGGACCCCATAACAGTTGAAACTTTCAACAGTCAATGACAAGAAACTTCCAATTCAGCATTTTGCTAGTTCTTTTATTTGAGAACATAAAATAGATAAATTAAGGGGGCAAAAGGGAGGAGACACCAAAAAAACTCAGTACAAATCCGCAAGCGACAAAATCACCGATAaagcaaaccaaaatttattcacCATTATCATAGAAGCATCAAGCACAATAATttcataaagctaaaaacatattaaGAAACACATTCAAGTAGTTAGAAACAAagcaattactaaaaattaaaagaggTAAGAAATTTGTACCTCGGTCCGTGCAGGTTTTTTCGTCTATGAGGAGAACCATGGTTGAACACGTTAGTTTCCTTTTTGAGCTCTCCATAGTAGTGAGCAGCAGGAGCTTGTTTAAGGGTCACAATGTACACAGCTGTAATTGAACTATCAGAATCATTCTGACACAAAATGCCCACAAACAACCCCAAGCAAAAAACCACCAATAATTGCACCCAGTAAACGCGGTCCATTAAAAAACAACTGAGTGGGAACTAAAACAAAATTCCCAGAAACCAAATACCACCAAGATGAACGAACAATCACAAGCTTCAGCCTTTAAGTCTTCAACAACTCGTATACTCCCACCAGCCTTTTCTCCAACAAACAAATATTAAAGAAAACCCAGAAATGCAGAGACCCTTCAGTGGAATTGGGAAACAGCTGCAAAGAAGAAAAgttgcagagagagagagagatgtatATGCCCGTCAAGCACCCATGGAGGAGGAGTGAAATGACACAGAAAAACAGGGGTTTTAGTGGAGAGAAAGTGCCCTTCTGTTCACTtttgagatagagagagagagagacagaaatAGATTAGAATATTAATAGGAAGAGCATAGAGAGAATCTGCAACTTTTCTTGGGTGGTGTGAATATGAACGTTtggttttaataaaaaaaaagctctaagaaatacaagaaaaatgaacgtttttcttttgtttttttctcttttctgacTGTTGGGCATTTTTGTGTCCTCTACTTGATAAttgaattttcctttttttttaatcaaaatgtatttttttaatcaaatgaaataatatatatatataatacattattttaaattaagaaataaaaatataattatttaatgtgAACGATTTGACACTTTTATTAGATCAAatgttaaattattataataaaaaagatATTGATTAAAATAGTTTTATTTCAATTGATTcagtattaattttaatttattgagttaaaatgcttataaaatataaataaataaaaacataattGATTTCCCATGTCGGCAAACTTGAAAATTATACaaaaatagaaattaattttaaaaatacatttAATTGAgcaaattaaaaatgataaatcttatatatatatatatatatatatatatatatatatatatatatatatatatatatatatatatatccttccATGAATTTTTAGCCAACTCGTTTATGAAATTTTAAgagataaatataaattaattgcttCAAgtaatgtgataaaaaaaaaaataaatagtaagAATGATatgaaaatgataaaataaatagattaagttcatatttttcatattattttaaatttt belongs to Hevea brasiliensis isolate MT/VB/25A 57/8 chromosome 4, ASM3005281v1, whole genome shotgun sequence and includes:
- the LOC110649659 gene encoding subtilisin-like protease SBT2.2 isoform X1, coding for MDRVYWVQLLVVFCLGLFVGILCQNDSDSSITAVYIVTLKQAPAAHYYGELKKETNVFNHGSPHRRKNLHGPRNKWISHQSSDSYITRVHDSLLRRVLRGEKYLKLYSYHYLINGFAVLVTSQQADKLSRRREVANVVLDFSVRTATTHTPQFLGLPKGAWLKEGGYETAGEGIVIGFIDTGIDPTHPSFSDDLSKNSYPVPSHFSGICEVTRDFPSGSCNRKLIAARHFAASAITRGIFNSTQDYASPFDGDGHGTHTASVAAGNHGIPVIVAGHHFGNASGMAPRSHIAVYKALYKSFGGFAADVVAAIDQAAQDGVDIISLSITPNRRPPGLATFFNPIDMALLSAVKAGIFVVQAAGNTGPSPKSMSSFSPWIFTVGAACHDRVYINSITLGNNVTITGVGLAPGTDNDTMYTLISALHALNNDTTVTDDMYVGECQDSSNFNQDLVQGKLLICSYSIRFVLGLSTIKQALETAKNLSATGVVFYMDPFVIGFQLNPIPMRMSGIIISSPDDSKILLKYYNSSLERDEFSKKITRFGAVASISGGLKANYNSSAPVIMYYSARGPDPEDSLLDDADILKPNLVAPGNFIWAAWSSLGTDSVEFQGENFAMMSGTSMAAPHVAGLAALIKQRFPNFSPSAIASALSTTASLYDKNGGPILAQRSYANPELNKSPATPFDMGSGFVNATAALDPGLIFDSSYNDYMSFLCGINGSGPVIFNYTGQNCWMYNSTINGADLNLPSVTISKLDQCRTVQRTVVNIAGNETYSVGWSAPYGVAVKVAPTHFSIASGEKQVLNIIFSAIMNSTTASFGRIGLFGSQGHVLNIPLAVILKISYNITNG
- the LOC110649659 gene encoding subtilisin-like protease SBT2.2 isoform X2, with protein sequence MDLLFLLPHNRKLPDVFLSRPISKADKLSRRREVANVVLDFSVRTATTHTPQFLGLPKGAWLKEGGYETAGEGIVIGFIDTGIDPTHPSFSDDLSKNSYPVPSHFSGICEVTRDFPSGSCNRKLIAARHFAASAITRGIFNSTQDYASPFDGDGHGTHTASVAAGNHGIPVIVAGHHFGNASGMAPRSHIAVYKALYKSFGGFAADVVAAIDQAAQDGVDIISLSITPNRRPPGLATFFNPIDMALLSAVKAGIFVVQAAGNTGPSPKSMSSFSPWIFTVGAACHDRVYINSITLGNNVTITGVGLAPGTDNDTMYTLISALHALNNDTTVTDDMYVGECQDSSNFNQDLVQGKLLICSYSIRFVLGLSTIKQALETAKNLSATGVVFYMDPFVIGFQLNPIPMRMSGIIISSPDDSKILLKYYNSSLERDEFSKKITRFGAVASISGGLKANYNSSAPVIMYYSARGPDPEDSLLDDADILKPNLVAPGNFIWAAWSSLGTDSVEFQGENFAMMSGTSMAAPHVAGLAALIKQRFPNFSPSAIASALSTTASLYDKNGGPILAQRSYANPELNKSPATPFDMGSGFVNATAALDPGLIFDSSYNDYMSFLCGINGSGPVIFNYTGQNCWMYNSTINGADLNLPSVTISKLDQCRTVQRTVVNIAGNETYSVGWSAPYGVAVKVAPTHFSIASGEKQVLNIIFSAIMNSTTASFGRIGLFGSQGHVLNIPLAVILKISYNITNG